A genomic stretch from Budorcas taxicolor isolate Tak-1 chromosome 15, Takin1.1, whole genome shotgun sequence includes:
- the LOC128059994 gene encoding olfactory receptor 9I1-like — translation MCELDGQREAATDTRLRISSLCGFTAKNNLTIVTEFILMGFPDYPELEIPLFMAFLSFYLVTLLGNLGMIILIQEDVRLHTPMYFFLSHLSLLDTCYTSVITPQALATLAAGRTVISYGQCAAQFFFFTICAGTECFLLSVMALDRYVAVSSPLLYTEAMPPRICWVLVLGAYVCGLTGSILRTSCTFTLSFCDDNQINFFFCDLPPLLKLACSDTKDAEIVIVFFGNFVILVNALVILISYLLIIKAVLKVSSSGGRAKAFSTCASHLTAVALFFGTLAFMYLRSASGTSLEEDKAVSVFYTVVIPMLNPLIYSLRNADVRAAFRKVAGRFQVSQSM, via the exons ATGTGTGAGCTAGATGGCCAGCGGGAAGCAGCTACTGATACACGGCTCAGg ATCTCCAGTCTATGTGGATTCACGGCCAAGAATAATCTCACCATAGTAACTGAGTTCATCCTCATGGGCTTTCCTGACTATCCTGAGTTGGAGATCCCCCTCTTCATGGCGTTTCTGAGTTTCTATCTGGTCACCCTTCTGGGGAACCTGGGCATGATCATTCTGATTCAGGAGGATGTCCGGCTCCACACCCCAATGTACTTCTTTCTGAGCCACCTCTCCCTGCTGGACACCTGCTACACCTCGGTCATCACCCCTCAGGCCCTGGCCACCCTGGCCGCAGGCAGGACAGTCATCTCCTATGGCCAGTGTGCAGCCCAATTCTTCTTCTTCACCATCTGTGCAGGCACGGAGTGTTTCCTGCTGTCGGTGATGGCCCTCGATCGCTACGTGGCTGTCAGCAGCCCGCTGCTCTACACTGAGGCCATGCCTCCCAGGATCTGCTGGGTGCTGGTGCTCGGAGCCTACGTCTGTGGGCTAACAGGGTCCATCCTGCGTACCTCCTGCACATTCACCCTCTCCTTCTGTGACGACAATCAGATCAACTTCTTCTTCTGTGACCTCCCACCCCTGCTGAAGCTGGCCTGCAGTGACACAAAAGATGCAGAGATTGTCATTGTCTTTTTTGGCAACTTTGTGATTCTGGTCAATGCTCTGGTCATCCTGATTTCCTACCTGCTTATCATCAAGGCCGTTTTGAAGGTCAGCTCTTCAGGGGGCAGGGCTAAGGCTTTCTCCACGTGTGCCTCTCACCTCACTGCTGTGGCTCTGTTCTTCGGGACCCTTGCCTTCATGTATCTGCGGAGTGCTTCAGGCACATCCCTAGAGGAAGACAAGGCGGTGTCTGTCTTCTACACTGTGGTCATCCCCATGCTGAACCCTCTGATCTACAGCCTGAGAAACGCAGATGTGAGAGCAGCCTTCAGAAAGGTCGCTGGCAGGTTCCAGGTGTCCCAGAGCATGTAG